The Methanococcus voltae genome has a window encoding:
- the fwdD gene encoding tungsten-dependent formylmethanofuran dehydrogenase subunit FwdD, which translates to MKFMLNTGRTIWQGEAIEAGKNLELYKNAAAVCYMNGSDMLKLGVRDGDNIEVTSEYGDVVVSVMTTKEEAPAGMIFIPMGPWANRIVLPDTESTAMPSFKGPIAVDVEKTDKKVLMMTELMRQAYIE; encoded by the coding sequence ATGAAATTCATGCTAAATACGGGTAGAACCATATGGCAAGGTGAAGCCATAGAAGCAGGCAAAAATTTAGAACTTTATAAAAATGCTGCGGCAGTTTGTTACATGAACGGTAGCGATATGCTAAAATTGGGCGTTAGAGATGGTGACAATATCGAAGTTACCTCAGAATACGGTGACGTCGTAGTAAGTGTAATGACAACCAAAGAAGAAGCCCCTGCAGGAATGATATTTATACCAATGGGGCCATGGGCAAACAGGATTGTACTCCCAGATACGGAAAGTACTGCTATGCCATCATTCAAAGGACCTATTGCAGTAGATGTTGAAAAAACCGATAAAAAAGTTTTAATGATGACCGAATTAATGAGACAAGCATACATCGAATAA
- a CDS encoding 4Fe-4S binding protein, whose protein sequence is MYSLKVYPERCHGCGNCVVACPVNAQDADVFGGKGPSSDEKLIMRIENGVVTVLKPELCGGCGACIEACPVDAIELEIIKK, encoded by the coding sequence ATGTACAGTCTTAAAGTGTACCCTGAAAGATGCCACGGTTGCGGAAACTGTGTTGTAGCTTGCCCTGTAAACGCACAAGACGCTGATGTATTCGGTGGCAAAGGTCCAAGTAGTGACGAAAAATTGATAATGAGAATTGAAAATGGGGTAGTAACCGTTTTAAAACCTGAGTTATGCGGTGGTTGCGGTGCTTGTATTGAAGCTTGCCCCGTTGATGCAATAGAACTTGAAATTATCAAAAAATAA